One window of Agromyces rhizosphaerae genomic DNA carries:
- a CDS encoding FAD-dependent oxidoreductase — translation MNTPVSGPSTTDRDAQRSTARAEGLAALANRLAGTLSVPGDPDWDAARQAWSLSADQHPAAVVHPVDVADVVHAVSAARELGLRIAPQSTGHNAGPLAAQGLGDTLLVRTSALDEISIDPARRVARIGGGTTWESVAAAAGPHGLMALAGSSHDVGVVGYTLGGGVSWFARSHGLAANHVLAIELVTPDGVQRRVDADTDPDLFWALRGSGGGGLGIVTALECRLFPITEVFAGMMLWPAERAHEVFTAWRDLTTTVPTTASTACRLFHFPDMPELPPFLAGRSVVVVDGVVQGTPEEGAALVAPLRALEPEMDTFGPTPVSELMHLHMDPPGPTPGTGDGILLDELPDAAIAAAIGGLGVRGASRLMFVELRHVGGALRPDEGASVADGPTGVLAGLDAEYVCFSSGMPFPDGPAPVRAALDVLFAGLAPWRGGLDYLNFAETGRDPERFWGADAPRLRVVRERVDPDGVMRPAHAIG, via the coding sequence GTGAACACCCCTGTGTCCGGGCCGTCGACGACGGACCGCGACGCGCAGCGGAGCACCGCCCGCGCCGAGGGCCTCGCCGCCCTCGCCAACCGCCTCGCCGGCACGCTCAGCGTGCCCGGCGACCCCGACTGGGACGCCGCCCGCCAGGCCTGGAGCCTCTCGGCCGACCAGCACCCCGCCGCCGTCGTGCACCCCGTCGACGTCGCCGACGTCGTGCACGCCGTCTCCGCCGCCCGCGAACTCGGGCTGCGGATCGCCCCGCAGTCGACCGGCCACAACGCCGGGCCGCTCGCCGCGCAGGGCCTCGGCGACACGCTCCTCGTGCGCACCTCGGCGCTCGACGAGATCTCGATCGACCCCGCGCGTCGCGTCGCCCGCATCGGCGGCGGCACGACCTGGGAATCGGTCGCCGCGGCGGCAGGCCCGCACGGGCTCATGGCGCTCGCGGGCTCGTCCCACGACGTGGGCGTGGTCGGCTACACCCTCGGCGGGGGCGTGAGCTGGTTCGCCAGGTCGCACGGTCTCGCGGCCAACCACGTCCTCGCCATCGAGCTGGTCACGCCCGACGGAGTGCAGCGGCGCGTGGACGCGGACACGGACCCCGACCTGTTCTGGGCGCTCCGCGGCAGCGGTGGCGGCGGGCTCGGAATCGTGACCGCGCTCGAGTGCCGCCTCTTCCCGATCACCGAGGTGTTCGCCGGCATGATGCTCTGGCCCGCCGAGCGTGCGCACGAGGTCTTCACCGCGTGGCGCGATCTCACGACGACGGTGCCGACCACCGCGTCGACCGCGTGCCGCCTGTTCCACTTCCCCGACATGCCCGAACTGCCGCCGTTCCTCGCCGGCCGCTCGGTCGTCGTGGTCGACGGGGTCGTGCAGGGCACGCCGGAGGAGGGCGCGGCGCTCGTCGCGCCGCTGCGTGCGCTCGAGCCGGAGATGGACACGTTCGGCCCGACGCCCGTGTCCGAGCTGATGCACCTGCACATGGACCCGCCCGGCCCGACGCCCGGCACCGGCGACGGCATCCTCCTCGACGAGCTGCCGGACGCCGCGATCGCCGCGGCCATCGGCGGTCTGGGCGTTCGTGGCGCCTCGCGGCTGATGTTCGTGGAGCTGCGTCACGTCGGCGGGGCGCTCCGCCCGGATGAGGGTGCGTCGGTCGCCGACGGCCCGACCGGCGTGCTCGCCGGCCTGGACGCGGAGTACGTGTGCTTCTCGAGCGGCATGCCGTTCCCCGACGGCCCGGCACCCGTGCGCGCAGCGCTCGACGTGCTCTTCGCCGGCCTCGCGCCGTGGCGGGGCGGCCTCGACTACCTCAACTTCGCCGAGACCGGTCGAGACCCCGAGCGGTTCTGGGGAGCGGATGCCCCCCGGCTCCGAGTCGTGCGGGAACGCGTCGACCCCGACGGCGTGATGCGTCCGGCGCACGCGATCGGCTGA
- a CDS encoding LLM class F420-dependent oxidoreductase, with protein MRFGMFVPQGWRHDLVGIEPARQWEVMRDLAAYADAGTWESIWVYDHFHTVPVPSTEATHEAWSLMSAFAAVTDRVRLGQMCTCMGYRNPVYLAKVAATVDIVSGGRTEMGIGGGWYEHEWEAYGYGFPPVRDRLGMLREGVELMRQAWSTGEASLDGEYYRVSGALVHPQPLQPGGIPLWIAGGGEKVTLRIAARYAQYTNFGNGDPDDFSRRSELLRGHAEAVGTDFDAIVRSTNYNTVVGETEAEVAERLAAIEARAASAMPADAVEKYMAAYRGEHAFGTGTVEQMVERLQDMRDRGLGYSIHYFPEAAYDRSGLELFEREVIPALA; from the coding sequence ATGCGATTCGGGATGTTCGTTCCTCAGGGTTGGCGGCACGATCTCGTCGGCATCGAGCCGGCCCGGCAGTGGGAGGTGATGCGGGACCTCGCGGCCTACGCCGACGCAGGCACCTGGGAGTCGATCTGGGTCTACGACCACTTCCACACGGTGCCGGTGCCGAGCACCGAGGCCACCCACGAGGCGTGGTCGCTCATGTCGGCGTTCGCGGCCGTCACCGATCGCGTGCGGCTCGGCCAGATGTGCACCTGCATGGGCTACCGCAACCCGGTGTACCTCGCGAAGGTCGCGGCCACGGTCGACATCGTGTCGGGCGGCCGCACCGAGATGGGCATCGGCGGTGGCTGGTACGAGCACGAGTGGGAGGCGTACGGCTACGGGTTCCCGCCGGTGCGCGACCGGCTCGGGATGCTCCGCGAGGGCGTCGAGCTCATGCGCCAGGCGTGGTCGACGGGCGAGGCCAGCCTCGACGGCGAGTACTACCGGGTGTCGGGTGCGCTGGTGCATCCGCAGCCCCTGCAGCCGGGCGGCATCCCGCTCTGGATCGCGGGCGGCGGCGAGAAGGTGACGCTGCGCATCGCGGCGCGCTACGCGCAGTACACGAACTTCGGCAACGGCGACCCCGACGACTTCAGCCGGCGGAGCGAGCTGCTGCGCGGTCACGCCGAGGCGGTCGGCACCGACTTCGACGCGATCGTGCGCAGCACGAACTACAACACGGTCGTGGGCGAGACCGAGGCGGAGGTCGCCGAGCGGCTCGCGGCGATCGAGGCGCGGGCGGCGTCGGCGATGCCGGCGGACGCGGTCGAGAAGTACATGGCCGCCTACCGCGGCGAGCACGCCTTCGGCACGGGCACGGTCGAGCAGATGGTCGAGCGCCTGCAGGACATGCGCGACCGCGGGCTCGGGTACTCGATCCACTACTTCCCCGAGGCGGCCTACGACCGTTCGGGGCTGGAGCTGTTCGAGCGCGAGGTCATCCCCGCGCTGGCCTGA
- a CDS encoding glutaredoxin family protein, which translates to MYGAEWCGDCRRSKALLDRLDVDYDYVDLEEEFDGAERAKAISGRTQIPVVVFPDGTHVVEPTDAELAAKLDELAEAPAA; encoded by the coding sequence ATGTACGGCGCCGAATGGTGCGGCGACTGCCGCCGCTCCAAGGCGCTGCTCGACCGCCTCGACGTCGACTACGACTACGTCGACCTCGAGGAGGAGTTCGACGGCGCCGAGCGCGCCAAGGCCATCAGCGGCCGCACGCAGATCCCCGTCGTCGTCTTCCCCGACGGCACGCACGTCGTCGAGCCGACCGATGCGGAGCTCGCCGCGAAGCTCGACGAGCTCGCCGAGGCGCCCGCAGCGTAG